The window TCAGAAAGTTAACATAAAATTGTGGTTCTAATGCCCCAACTGCCATGAATTTATTATCTTTGGTTTTGTAAGTTCCATAAAATGGAAGACCCCCATCTAGGGCATTTGTTCCCGGTGGTCCTGACCACACTGGTAGGTTTCTGGATTTGTATACCCATGTTGCTAAATATGCTGCTCCTTCTGTCATGCTGGTATCAATTATTTGACCTTTTCCAGATTTAGTTCTTTCAAAAAGAGCTAAAAGAATTCCAAGAGCACACATAACACTTCCACCAGCAAAATCTGCCAGTAAGTTAACTGGTGGATGTAGGTCTCCTTTTCTTGTCAGTGCAGATAAAACACCTGACATGgctacataattaatatcatgTCCAGCTTTGGTCTCATATGCTCCATTCTGTCCATAGCCTGTCAATCTTGCATAAACAAGACCTGAATTTTCTTTAAGGAGCAAATCGGGACCTAGACCTAATTTCTCCATTACCCCAGGTCTAAATGTGTCTAGTAAAACATCTGATGATGCACATAATTTCCTGATGACTTGTACTCCTTCCTTAGATTTTAAATCAACAGACAACATCCTTTTACCATTTGATAAAACATCAAATGGTGATGGTTCCATCtgcaaaaataatgaaaatagttttatcataaatcataaaataagACTTCATGACCAGTTACATACAAGTAACAAAAGAAAACCTAATTAAGACATAGAAATAAAAAACTCACCTTTTGAATCACAGTGACTGTGGCTCCAAAGTCTGCTAATATGGTTCCACAAAGGGGGCCAGGGGCAAGTCCTAACATTTCTACCACTTTTATGCCTCGCAGTGccatattttattacttaactGCAAAAATATTAGAAAGCTCTAATTAAGCTcttattttattgatcaaaGGAATTATAAATCCAAAGGTATCCATTATGTTAAAGTTAGGTATATCTCCATAATATTTCTAAAAATACTGAGTAAGTTTTACCGTCGAGAACTTTTACattacaaaaaaccgggcaagtgcgagtcggactcgcgcacgaagggttccgtaccacaatgcaaaaaaaaaaaacaaaaaaaagcaaaaagaaaacggtcacccatccaagtactgacccctcccgacgttgcttaactttggtcaaaaatcacgtttgttgtatgggagccccatttaaatctttattttattctgtttttagtatttgttcttatagcggcaacagaaatacatcatctgtgaaaatttcaactgtctagctatcacggttcgtgagatacagcctggtgacagacggacggacggacagcgaagtcttagtaatagggtcccgttttaccctttgggtacggaaccctaaaaagacataCTTACTGATATATGGCTTTTGTCTCAGTAACAATAATAAGAAGTACTGGCCTTTAAACAATAAGGTTTGAACTTTCAGTAATATATTCACGTTCAAAGTCCAGTTAGTCTACACATAAATAATGTTCTGTAAATTGAAATGGCAAACTTTCTcagacattaaataaataaaataaactttaatcaAGTGTCAAAACTTATCCTAAAGGGCTCTATAGATCTTGCAACAAATCGTAAGCACGGTGCAGTTTGTTGTTGTCAACGCTTGTATGAGCGTTTTTAACTTGTGTCTCAAACAATCCTGACCCGttgccgttttttttttatctgttaCTTTCATTTATCTTTGTACGAAGGAAGACGAAGCGAAGCGGATTCTACTTGTTGTTCATATGGTATTCTCAAAATATTTGTGGAATATAACACTGGAGAGTGATTCAGGGTATTGAAATAACTAGAAACCGACAAGATGTCGGTAGCATTTGCGCCAAGAGGCAATCGCCCTCCGCTTAGTCCTGCTCAAATCCAAAAAATGTTGGACGAGAATGCTCATTTAATACAAACTATACAAGAGTATCAAGCGAAAGGCCAGCTAATGGAATGTCATCAATACCAGCAAGTTTTACATCGAAACCTTGTGTATTTGGCATCAGTAGCTGATGCTAATCAAAATATTCAGGCCCTTTTGCCGGTGAGTACTTTTTCTACCTAACAAAGTGTTCCCCGTTATCCGTTGAAATGGGCTTTTATTCAGAACAGCAAGAAGGTTAGCTGATCATTGGCGTAATTCTACTAATTCTTTATTCTAATGATTTACttacttttacatttttataagtAAAAGTCTATGAAGCCTCCATATCACACTTGCaagttagggtggtattccatctatccaatatctttgtccaatgtgtattgcgtctcacattttgcttaatgaaagagtgagacgcaatgacattggacaggtggaataccaccctaacttGCAAGTGATATGGAGGCTTCATAGCTGCTTTTGCTGATAGAAATGTTGAAGTTAGTAATGAAGAAAATAAAGCCTTTTAACTGTTATTTTTCTTTGCTCATCTCATGCCATTTGTACATCATCATGCATATAAGCATTTAAAAAGAGATAGGTAGGGGTCATAATTTGATAACAATTCCATCCAGATATAGCAATGAGTTACAGATATTTGAGTTGATACCTATATCCTTTCAGTGAATA is drawn from Cydia fagiglandana chromosome 4, ilCydFagi1.1, whole genome shotgun sequence and contains these coding sequences:
- the LOC134663872 gene encoding alpha-methylacyl-CoA racemase, translated to MALRGIKVVEMLGLAPGPLCGTILADFGATVTVIQKMEPSPFDVLSNGKRMLSVDLKSKEGVQVIRKLCASSDVLLDTFRPGVMEKLGLGPDLLLKENSGLVYARLTGYGQNGAYETKAGHDINYVAMSGVLSALTRKGDLHPPVNLLADFAGGSVMCALGILLALFERTKSGKGQIIDTSMTEGAAYLATWVYKSRNLPVWSGPPGTNALDGGLPFYGTYKTKDNKFMAVGALEPQFYVNFLNVLQLSEEDYPQGSDAEHCRKVFAEKFLTKTQEEWCQLFDRADACVTPVLDMDSADTHKLHMSRKSFYRDSENLLVPEPAPRLSVTPGVSTGHQSMPIPGQHTVQILKELGYNKDEIEDFIHKGVVYAAEKSKL